The Solea solea chromosome 15, fSolSol10.1, whole genome shotgun sequence genome segment CACGTGGAAATTGCCATGTtccatgtaaaaatgacacagaCTCGGGGgagttttaaatgacaaatacttttttgtttatgtgtgtgtgtgtgtgtgtgtgtgtgtaagggtgTATCTCAAATCCATGTTTGCTGCCGCTTACAAGGGTTAGACAAaggtaaccatggaaacgcCCTCTTCCTATtgcacaataacaaaaaaaccttCCTTTTTGTGCTTTTGATTTTTGCGACATTTGAGTTTTCAACAGACGAGTGAGTCAGAGTTCATTCATAAATAGACACCGAGTCAAGATTATACATGTTCATTCACAGTCTGATGTGACAGCTCAAACTGAATTTGGGTCGCGTGGGTTTGAAAATCAACCTCTTCAAATGTTCTTTCATGCaagttctctgtctctgtggccTGAACGCTTAAACACTGCTTTATTTATCGCACAGTCAATAATGTCAGAGTTTTTATCTCCTGGATTAAAACGTACTCTTTCTAAGATGAGATATGACatcttaatattaaaataaatgtaaatacaagacTTTTACTCACAACTTTTAAAGATCCACCTCTTCTCCATGGCCTTCACTTATCTCACTAGTTTTTACCATTTAATTGTTTTACTATTTTACAGTTTCACATTTATTAGGGTCCAACCAGCATTTTTGAGGCACTAaacgttggtgaaaatggacaaaaattgGCACGCAAATCAGAACTGGAGACCCATTTTTGGAAATACGTAAAAGTGGGGCAAAGTTGCTCAGTAGCGCTCTCTAATGCTGAAACTAAGTTGTGCCAACTTTCACGAAAACTtagtggaaacatgtcacagcccaagatgaacaaaaaagtccattgggaccatgacctcaacgcaacaggaagtcggccattttgaatttggcatcCATTTGGGCAATTTGTAGCTACATTTCGTAAAATGAGCGAACTCGTCTGAGCGTGATAACCGTACAACATAAGAATAATGTGTCACATTCTGCCAGACTAATAAAAGACGATTCGTTTTCAAAAGGTCTCGCATATTCAAacgggcgtggccacggcaaccatcggAATGTTGGCGATTTTTGGCCAttcacgaaacaggaagtgccctgtgaCTTccccatacattgaccgatctgctcgAAACCTCTTGGGACTTGTGacaagagaccgaccctgaacacATCTACAGACATAAACTTGACCCAACacgaagtcagccattttgaatttagctgctgttttttttcttcacaaacaggaagtggcctgtaacTTTGCTGTACATTGACTAGACTGCAAAAAGCTTCACACGTGAGAGAAGAGAGTggccagaaaacatcagcacatgaaaactTAGTCAAgggcatatcgccacctagtggcAGAGCAGGGACTGCGAGGGCCTGtgccttgtttttaaatgtgctttagaaATAAAGACTTGACTTGAATTGACAAACCGTGGTTTTGATACTTGCTTCTTCCAAGTACAATATAGTAGTATCAAAGGTAGGAAGTACACAATGAATAGTTATGGTGTTGTAGGGTGAGTGGTATTGTGGcagtgatatttttgttttaggaCTAAATTATTACCGTAGAACATGATTCTTTTATGATATGCACATAGTAGTTGCAttgtcatatttaaaatgtatgaagCACTAATTCCAACTTCATCACccactttcttttcttgtttccttTAATCTTGGACAAGGATctgtatttgtcatttaaatgaagaGTGTTTTTAAACCAGACTTTAAGTGCAGTGCCTATCTTGCATCGCTCACCGTTTGCTTCACATACTCAGTTTTGTACGACAGTTGCATACAAAGGTGTTCTGCACCACATCTGAACTCAGATGTCTAGTCAAACTGTGCTCCTTTTTGCAAAAGAGCGGTTGTACAATGGGGAGTATTTGCACACTGGGGTATTTCCAGGAAACCACATCAGCCTACTAATCTGACTGTGGTAGGGCCTACACATAACCCTGCACTCCCGCACTTGTTAAATGTCATCTCTGCCCAGCTCATGTTTATATggttatatataattattaccAATTCACCATCATGTGCCCTGCCAGATCTCCCCTTTCTTCAAACTCCCCCTCCCACTGCATCATACACTCCCCCTTAGTAAATCGGTCAAGGGTGGGGGTTCCCTTTAAAACACTATATAAGCACGATGCTCTCACATAAGCCTGGAAATAACAgaactgagacaaaaaaaaagcacctacGAGAAACATTACCATTTGAACTTTTTGTATGGAAATGTTTAACAAAAAGAAATGCATTAAGAACAATGGAGGcggagaagaaaagaagaaaatgaactAACCCAGTTAAGCATAGGAAAATGGTGCACTGTGTCACATCTAAACTGGCTCTCTGACGTGATGGCTGTTTAGCACCCACTGTACTTTCTACACTGGTGATGGATCTGCTACAAatgctttacaaaaaaaaaaaaaagatttaggCAACACAATGCTGTAATAAGAGGGCAATGTTGAAATGTGGAAAaaccacatactgtatgtgcaagtGCTTGTAGGAAAAGTTATAAGTTCTGTAATGCTGCAATgaacgcacacatacacacacacacacacaaataactaCAGAGACAAGAACCACATTAGACAGATTTCAGAtttcttaataaaaataattcatttcagGACGACATATAAATAATTATTGAATCCCACAATACAGATATCTTGATATGAATAAATACTTAACAAATAAAACCAGGCTTTTTTCATACAATACCCTATTGTTGAAAGGTCACACAAAGAAACTTCCACACCGTTCGTTTGCATGTTTTGTTACACTTTTCTGCTCTTAAGTCGATGCTTTTCCTACTGCTGGAATGTCCCTAAGTCGGAGTACCATTCCTAAATGCCTCAGCAGCTTAGACAAGTCATGTGCAACATACGAGATCCTCTCCCAGTCAAACTCCACCAGAGCCCCGAAAACTTTATTAAGGGGTAATGATGAGCTGACCACTAATTGGCCTTGAATTGATTAAGGTTTGTCTAGAGGTGATTAAAGCACACAGAGATCTACGTACAGGCCATCAACACGTGGCAAGGCCTGACAGCTTTAGATACAGTTGAATGAAAAGGCAGACCGAGAGCCTGTTTGTCTGTGATTTTCTGACAAGAGCTACAGATGGACATCTGGATACTGAGGGGAATAACTGTTCGACTTCATATCACAATAGAGTTACTATGATCAATGTTACAGATTAGTCTGTAGGCAAATATTATTTCTTCGTACTTGGGCGAAGTAGATGGTGCCCGGTCGGGGATTTTTCGGTTGTTACTCAAAACCTGAGATGTCGATCTGTAGCACTCTCAATAGTTCAGAAAATTCCAGGCCGGCCACTTTTAAGGAGGTAACAACAACTGTTTGGCGACTGATGGCacgtgtactttttttttggcagaaacaaaaccaaataTAGAAAATTACAATTAAtaaaaattcatttaaaaaaaaacaaaaacaaaaaaacaaaacaggaatgTCAGTTTTGCGTATTCCAGACGCACACATGCGctaattgtgtatgtgtgtgtgtgtgtgtgtgtgtgtgtgtatgttgaaGATGAGGCATCAGGTTAGAAGGTCCAACAATATGGACCTAGATCCATATTCACAAAAGCATTGAATAGGTGGGAGCTCAGATCCACGATCATTGATCAGCGATCAGGCCCCTGTGGTCCATAAACTTTTAATCActaattaaaggcaaaacttATAAAAAAAGGATCAGCCCCAATACTGTGCTGTCgtagcaacagcagcacataACACATTCAGATAAACAAGGTTTAGCCAAAGCAGGTGACGGGAGTGCTCTCTGAAGTTTTGAACGCGTCACCTTGGCACATCCAGTAGGGTGGAGCAGCGAGGGATGCATTCTCTTGTGGGTTTGTTTTCCTACACATCACCTCAGGCAGGGGAGGGGCATGTACAATCTCTCAGAGCAGTGTTTTCATGTGCAGGATTGTGTGCAAACGTGTGTTATGTGGCGGATAATAGTCTAGACTTCACTCGTCATTAACTTCTCCATTCGTTAGCGATCCCCTGTTTTGATAGGACCGGAACTACGACATTTCTGTATGATGTGTTGTGTcgatgtgtgtgcatgtatttgcTTCTAGGTGCTTAAGTGGTCGGTAAACAGGAAAACCAAGGCAACAGATCTGTTTTGGacgcggggggggggtgggggggggggaccaagAGGAAGGAAAGCAGGGatagaaagagagaatgagtccTGTCTCTACTGTGTTCTCTGCCTTCTGTCCGCTGACACTGCCAGCATGTTGGCTACAATGGAGAGGCTTGTATTTCTGAACATGTAGCACCAAAACTAGCAGGGGCCTGCCCTGTCTGTCTTGCACTGTTAGACACAAAATCTGTTCTCACTTTACATATCAAACAATTCACAATGATAACTTCATTTTACAGATAAGTAACAATACTAAGTTTAATTCAACTCAAAAATATAAACCAACACTGCTATTGACTGACTAATGGAAGAAAATTAATTCTTTAAAATTTTACAATATTGATTGcaagagcctttttttttaggcaAATCTTTGTCTACTGTGGAAGGACATTAATCAATAATTTTGAAGAACTAAGCTAAACAATGGCGTGTAATTGACTAGCACTTCACTTGCTTTGCTTTGGTCCAGTTTTGGCTCACTTCTCCTTACTGCTTCCACAGATAAGTTGCGGGGCTTCCGCGACTACTGCATCCCTCATTCTACAGAACAAATGgtagacagacaggcagacaggtaCACAGATAGgttaagacagacagacgggggTATAAATCCTTGGCTGTGGTCTAGAAAGCAATGTCAGATGCTTCTTGTTATGTCAACATACAATCATTTTGTCCGGCACGATTCACTACGTACCTCTAAATACATATTGTACACAAGAGTTAAGTCAGTTGCTTTGACATGTAGCCAAACCTCTCACCGTGTAAGTGCACTGAGCACATCAGATGATAATAATTGCACAAAGAGGTATTCTGGAGGCCATGTCTACTGCGGacgctggacacacacacacacacacacacacacagacacacacgtgtgcgcacacacacacacacacacaaaccccccccccccccccccccccccacgttcACACATTCTCTCTTCACATTCTACATGGGGGGGTTTGATTTTCAGGCCATAAGGTTACTAGTTAGTCACTAgctagttagttagttgttAGTTAGTATCAGAGGTGCATTGACTGGCATGGGGTGCCCACAACAGGGCAGCGGCTCTGGCGTGCTAGAGATGTGTCGTCACCGCCATTGCGCGCATGGGTGCGTATGTGGTCAGCCGCGATAAATCTGTTTGAAGTGATCACACTCGTTGCAGTAGCCCTGTTTCTCTTGATTGGCGTAGTGGTCGCAGCCCTGCGTCCGACACCGCTGCTTGGACTTCTCCTTGGGCGCCTGCGCCCGCCTGCCCACCTCTCTGCCCTGGCCCCGAGTGTGGCACTCTGGGCAAAGGTCCGTGCAACCCGGGGAAACGTTACTGCAACCACTCCTCCGGCACTGAGTCTGCGTCTGTGATTGCTGTGAAGATCTGGGTTTGACTGCTCGGTCGCGCTTTTGGTACAAAGAGAGCGTgagcagaaaaagaaagggTCAGTTGTGGACGAGCATCACAGAGAAAGAACAAGAAACTAAAAGATGAAGACATAGTGAACTCGGGCTCGGGAGTATCGAACTTTAATAGTTTTGTGCTATCAACTAGGTAACTAACTTTCTTTCCCCAAGGAAGAAGAAACAGACTGGGCTTAACACTTGTGTGTATCTGTAATCTACACACACGTTTGATTACAATATCTTGTAATCAATAACAAGCCCTACAAACAACCTATGCCAAAGGTGAAGAGTATGTGAGATGGAGTTAAGAAGGTGAGGCAGACACCTACCACGACTGGAGGAGGGAGTGTGGTGTGCGATGTGCCACTTGGTTGAGCCGTGTACTCTGCTCTTTAACGTAGCACTTGTCACAGTAACCCTCCAGCATTGCCTTGCCAACTGCACCACACCCTGGCCCGCGACACCGAGAGGCATTCTGGAAGCCTGCCTCCAAACCATGCCGGCTCTGCACCGGAGCAGCTGGAGGCGTCATGTCTGAAAAAGAGAGTGTCCGGCATAATGTCCTTGCGTGATTGAAAACTTGACCAAAATAGATTGgggacatttgtttgtttcgAACTTACGGTGGTTGGTCTGATAGTCAACGTAGCAAATAGTGCAGAAACCCAACTTCTCTGGCGTCCCAAAGAACTGGCAACCAGATCTTTTACACGGCCGGGCCAGAGGGGCCTGCCAGGCTGAGGTGTGCCCTGGGGTTAGGGTGAGGCATGGTCGCTCAGCATCCCTAGCCTGGCTCCAAGCTGAAGACGAGGCCTCAGTTCTGGGGTTGCTCTGCTGTGGCTCCCCCCTCTCTGGAGCCTGCTGTCTCTGCATGCAGGGTGGACACAGACCATTGAATATCCTGAATGCCTCCTGTCTACACATACTGCAGCGTTCTGTTTCTGTCTCGCAGCCCCCCCACTGGGTCCAGCCAGAGCCCTGGGCAGCGTGAGGGACTATGGGGCCCCCATTGGGGCCTGGGAGTCCTGTAGCAGCTGTTCCAGCTCCTGGTAGTCCATGGTTCTGCCTGGAGTTGAAGCATCGCTCACAAAGTCCATCATGCTCTACGCTAAGAGTGAAGAGGCAGCCAGGTGTCTTGCACTTCATGGCATGGGTTTCACTATACAAGCTGAGGCTGGGAGCTGTGGGGGGTGCAGAACGGGGGCTGGATATGACAACCCCTCTCCCAGATGAAGAGGATGGGGGGCTGCTGCTTCGGGTGCCTCTAGAGTTCACTTCAGTCTCTGATCCTCTGATCACACCCACCCCACCTTGTACCCCTGTCCCTTTGGCTTGTACCACCCCTTCTATCCTCGTTCCTCCACCAGTGGTGGCCTGTCGCTTCTCAAAGCACTCGTGACAATGAGGCTGCGTGTCCACAGAGACATAGAAGGTGCATCTTGGTGTGGCACAGCGAATTTCGATGAGGGAAAGCTGGGAGACGGAGAAGGGTGGCGGGCGCTGTGGCTGGGCAGCCCATGCCTGCTCCTTGTCCTCCTGCCAGCGCTGGTACTCATGGTTGACAAGCTGCAGGTAGTCCTCCATCAGGTTCATGTCTTCAGGGAGATTGCCTTCATCCAGCCTGAGGAACAGAGACATACAACATGTTCATAAACGTCATTAACTATCACTTATTCATGCTGCACAGTTAATTGCAAACTATTCAAAATTTCACgggtaaaacatgtttgtaaacagatgccatttttttctttttaatgacagTTAAGATGCAAAAAATACCAGCTGTTTCAATTATAAATCCTTTCACAATTGTAATATCTGTCAATGGCAATATGATATGATTTGTGCAAATTGTGCAGCTCTACTGCTTAATTAAAACTCTATAATGTACaagtagggctgggcaatatatacataaataattaattaattcaacaaagaaataaataatgtctTGCACCAACACACATAATTATCATATTGCTTCTGATAACTTTGTATCAGGATACATTTTTGGCCATATCGTCCAGTCCAAAgtacaagatatgatcttaatttgaaaaaaggaaaacagatttcTCCTGACTGGAATAAAGTTCTATAAATACCTTGCAGCGTTGATTATCCTTAGGACATCGTAACCCAAGCCAATGACGGGGATCTCTATCAGTAATAGGTAGTCTTTCAGAAACTtctctttctgctgctgttctttctCCATCAGGAAGTGGACCTTCAGCTCCTCAAAGTCCCCCCGCCCTGGGTTGATCAGCGGCACTGCTCGGATCTCTGAGAAATTCAGACCGACAAAAATCTCAGAAAATGCCTCGTCCTTTCTCCCTTTTGTCATGTCAGCTACATTACACTGGCCTGTTAGTGTTTCCTACCTGGACCACTGTCTTTGATGGTGATGAGGGGTGCAAAGTGCTGGGAGTCATAGCCGAGCACTATTGGGTATTTGTAGCACTCTGTGGGAGGCCAGTGTAGCGGCAAATAAATCCCACCCACATTCAGTG includes the following:
- the tnfaip3 gene encoding LOW QUALITY PROTEIN: tumor necrosis factor alpha-induced protein 3 (The sequence of the model RefSeq protein was modified relative to this genomic sequence to represent the inferred CDS: inserted 1 base in 1 codon); the protein is MSQGQNFLPKFLFVSNLLKAVKIRQRVPNDVVKPAAAGGLMHHLRSMHRYTLEMIAMNHFPQAFREVVQAAILDRAMQASLEQEKKLNWCREVKKMVPLRTNGDGNCLLHAASQYMLGVQDTDLVLRKALHSVLKETDTGVFRARFQAELLQSQEFTQTGLRYTTMNWEEEWEKIVKMASPVSSSNGLQFDSLEDIHIFVLSNILRRPIIVIADQVVRSMKSGSSISPLNVGGIYLPLHWPPTECYKYPIVLGYDSQHFAPLITIKDSGPEIRAVPLINPGRGDFEELKVHFLMEKEQQQKEKFLKDYLLLIEIPVIGLGYDVLRIINAARLDEGNLPEDMNLMEDYLQLVNHEYQRWQEDKEQAWAAQPQRPPPFSVSQLSLIEIRCATPRCTFYVSVDTQPHCHECFEKRQATTGGGTRIEGVVQAKGTGVQGGVGVIRGSETEVNSRGTRSSSPPSSSSGRGVVISSPRSAPPTAPSLSLYSETHAMKCKTPGCLFTLSVEHDGLCERCFNSRQNHGLPGAGTAATGLPGPNGGPIVPHAAQGSGWTQWGGCETETERCSMCRQEAFRIFNGLCPPCMQRQQAPERGEPQQSNPRTEASSSAWSQARDAERPCLTLTPGHTSAWQAPLARPCKRSGCQFFGTPEKLGFCTICYVDYQTNHHMTPPAAPVQSRHGLEAGFQNASRCRGPGCGAVGKAMLEGYCDKCYVKEQSTRLNQVAHRTPHXPPPVVRDRAVKPRSSQQSQTQTQCRRSGCSNVSPGCTDLCPECHTRGQGREVGRRAQAPKEKSKQRCRTQGCDHYANQEKQGYCNECDHFKQIYRG